GCGCGCGCCCTTGGGCAGCACGATCACCGTATGCAGCTTCACGCCATCGCGCATCGGGATCATCACCTCGCGCTTGATGTAGTCGTTGGCGGCATCACCTGCCACGAACGGCTTGCCGGTGATGTCCGGCGTCATCGGCGAAGTTTGCGCCAGCGCGCTGCCGGTCGCAATGGCGGTGGCGAGCAGGCAGGCGGCAAAACGGCGCATCGACGACTCCGGAACGTGCGGGGGCAGTCGTCCACTGTAGGCAGAGCGTGGCCTGCCGGGGGAGTGTCAAAGGTCGTGGTTGCCGGGTAGGTCGTGATTGCCGGGTGGCTGACCTGCGTATCGCCGATCAGTGCCGTATCTGGCCCTGGCCACGCACCACGAAGCGCTCCACGGTTAGCGCTTCAAGGCCCATCGGGCCGTAGGAATGCAGGCGCGTGGTGGAGATGCCGATCTCTGCACCCAGGCCGAGCTCGCCGCCGTCGGAGAAACGCGAGGAGGCGTTGACCATCACCACCGCCGAGCGCAGCGACTGCACGAACTGCTCCGCGTTGGCGGCGTCCTGCGTGGCGATCACCTCGGTGTGGTCCGAGCCGTACTGGCGGATATGCGCCAGCGCGGTGTCCAGATCCGGCACCACCCGGATCGCCAGGATCAGGTCGAGGAATTCGGCGGCATAGTCGTCGTCGCTGGCAGCTGCGACGTCGGGCAACACGGTGCGCGTTGCCGCATCGCCACGCAGCTCCACGTTACGTTCGCGCAGGGCTTGCGCGGCCAGCGGCAGGAAGCGCGCGGCGATATCGGCATGCACCAGTAAGGTCTCCAGCGCATTGCAGGCCGACGGCCGGCTGGCCTTGCCATCGACCAATAGACGCACGGCCAGATCCATGTCCGCCAATGCATCCACGAACAGATGGCACACGCCCTTGTAATGCTTGATCACCGGCACTCGCGCGTGTTCGGCCACGAAGCGGATCAGCCCCTCGCCACCGCGCGGAATCGCCAGATCGACGATATCGCTGAGTTGCAACAGCTCCAGCATGGTCTCGCGGCGCAGATCCTCGACCAGGGTCAACGCCGCTTCCGGCACGCCGGCCTCGCGCAAGGCGCGCTGCAGGGTGCGCGCGATCGCGGTGTTGGAATGGATCGCTTCCGAGCCGCCACGCAGGATCACGCCATTGCCGGCCTTGATGCACAGCGCTGCCGCATCGGCGGTCACATTCGGGCGCGCCTCGTAGATCATCGCGATCACCCCCAGCGGCACCCGCACCTTCTGCACGACGATGCCGTTGGGGCGAACGTCCTCGCGCGTGACCTGCCCGACCGGATCGGGCAGTTGCGCCACCTCGCGCAGCGCGGCGGCGATGCCGGCCAGGCGCCTGTCGTCCAGCGCCAGACGATCCAGCATCGCCGTCCCCACGCTCTTCGCACGCGCCGCCTCCAGATCGCGCGCATTGGCCGCCAGGATCACCGCCGCATCCTGTTCCAGCGCGGCCGCCATCGCCTCCAGCAAGGCCTGCTTGGCAGACGCGGACAGTTGCGACAACACTTGCGCGGCATCACGGCATTGCAGGGCTAGGGTTTTGATGGTCATTGGAGGGCCGGGATTGGGGAGTCGGGAGTCGGGATTGGGGATTGGCAAAAGCGGCAACACCGTTTTATCACCACAGGGAATCAGTCGTCGGGACACGGAGGCAACGTTAGGGAAACGCGGTGCACATGCGTTTGCAAATCCCCAATCCCGACTCCCTAATCCCCGCTACAAAAGCACCAAATCATCGCGATGCACCACATTCTCGCCGTAGCTGTAACCGAGCACGGGCTCGATCTCGCGGGAGTGGCGGCGGGCGATGCGGCGGATATCCACGGCCGAGTACTGGCTGACGCCGCGTGCCAGGCAGCGCTCGCCGGCGGCGTCGCGCAGGTGGATCTCCACCATATCGCCGCGACGGAAATCGCCCTGCGCACCGGCCACGCCGCCCGGCAGCAGCGAGGCGCCCTTGTCGGTGAGCGCGGCGGCGGCACCGGCATCGATCAGGATCGCGCCCGCTTCCACCGGCGCGTGCCGCAGCCAGTACTTGCGGGCGGCAATGCGCGTGCGTGCGGGATGGATACGCGTGCCGTGCAGGCGATCCTGCGCCAGGGCGCGCACCACATCGCCATTGCGACCGTTGAACAGATAGGTCTCGATGCCGGCCGCGCCGGCCTTTGCGGCGGCTTCCAGCTTGGTGCGCATGCCGCCGGTGCCCACGCGGCTGCCGCTGCCGCCGGCCATCGCCAGCACCTCGGCGTTGAGTTCGGCCACCTCGTCGAGCGGCCGCGCCAGCGGACTACTGCGCGGGTCGGCGCTGTACAACCCGTCGATATCGGTGGCGATGAACAAGGCATCGGCATCGACCAGCGCGGCGACGATCGCGGCCAGGTTGTCGTTGTCGCCCAGCTTGAGCTCGTCCACCGACACGGTGTCGTTTTCGTTGATCACCGGCAACGCGCCCAGCCGCAGCAACTCGCCCAGCGTAGCGCGTGCGTTGAGATAGCGGCGGCGGTTACGCAGGTCGTCGTGGGTGAGCAATACCTGCGCCACCGGGCGCTCGAAGAAGCGCTGCCAGAGCGCGATCAACTGTGCCTGCCCGAGCGCGGCCAGCGCCTGGCGCGCGGCGATCGGCGCACCGGCCTCGGCGACCTTGGGCAGGATCGCGCGGCCGGCGGCAACCGCGCCGGACGACACGATCACCAGCTCGCGCCCGGCTGCCAGGTTGGCCGACACGAACTGCGCCAGCCCCAGCGCAAAGCGCGGCGACAGGCCGCCGCCATCGGCGGCGAGCAGGCTGCTGCCGACCTTGAGCACCGCGCGCCGCCATGGCGGCAGTATCTGTTCGACGAACGGAGAGTGAGCCTCAGCAGTCGGCAGGGTCATGATCGGCCTTTAGCGGATGGTCCATTCGTGCACGGTCAGCTCGGAGGCCTGCAGGGTCGCCAATGGATCGGTGGCAACGATGGCCTGCGCCTGTGCCAGGGTGTCCACGTTGCACAGCACATAGGCACCGCCGCTGCCGTCGGTGAACCCGCCGGTGAGATGCAGCCTGCCCTGCGCGCGCAGCGCATCGAGGAAGTTGCGATGCGGTTGGATAGCGGCATCGTCGAAGCTGGGCAGGCGCATGGCCAGGACCAGATAGAGCGTGGTCATTGCACGAATTCCTCAGCGACAGCAGCGGCCGACGCGCTCATCGCAGCGCCTGCCAGCGGGCCCGCAGCACATCCAGCTGCAGGTCCGCCGCCGCACCGGGCGATACCCGCGCAGCCAGGCTGCCTTCCGGCGTGCGCCCCTGCCCTGCGCTGTCCGATGCTTCGGCTGCAGCCTTGTAGGCATCGCGAAATGGCACGCCGGCCACGGCCGCTTCCACCGCCACATCGGTGGCGTACATGCCCGAATCGATCGCCGCCTGCAGCCTGTCCGGGCGCCATTCCAGGTTTGCCAGCAGGGCCGGCAGCAATTCCAGCGCGGCCAGGCCGCGGCCGAAACCGTGCACGATGGCGCCCTTGCTGCTCTGCAGATCGCGGTGGTAACCGGACGGCAGCGACAACAGTTGTTCGATCTCGGTACGTGAGGCCGCCACGCTGGCGTGGGTGGCGCGCATCAATTCGATGACATCGGGGTTACGCTTGTTGGGCATGATCGAGCTGCCGGTGGTGTACTGCGCCGGCAACGCGACGAAGGCGAATTCGCCGCTGGTGAACAGCGACAGGTCCCAGGCGATGCGGCGCAGATCCAGGGTGGCGCTGCCCAGCGCTTCGAGCGCGGCCAGCTCGTACTTGCCGCGCGAGAGCTGGGCGTAGATCGGCGAGACCTGCAACCGCGCAAAACCCAGCGCGGCCGTGGTGTGCGCACGGTCCAGCGGCAGATTGACGCCGTAACCGGCCGCGGTACCGAGCGGATTGCTGTCCACCAGCTGCAAGGTGTCGTGGGCGCGCACCGCGTTGTCGATGAAGGCCTCGGCCCAGCCGGCCCACCACATGCCTGCCGAGGACACCACCGCCCGTTGGATATGCGTGTAACCGGGCACCGGCAGCGCCGCTTCAGCCTGCGCGCGGTCCAGCGCCACCTTGGCGATCTCGCCGCTCAGCTCAGCCACGCGCTGCAGCTTGTTCTTCAACCACAGGCGCGTGGCGACCAGGATCTGGTCGTTACGGCTGCGCCCGGTGTGGATCTTGCGGCCGGCATCGCCCAGGCGCTCGGTCAGGCGCGCCTCGATGGCCGAATGGCAATCCTCGTACCGCGCGTCCAGCACGAACGCACCGCTGCGGAAATCATCGGCCAGCAGCGCCAGCTCGCGCTCCAGGCTGGCCAGCTCGTCGGCGGTGAGGATGCCGATGTGCTGCAGGCCCTGCGCGTGCGCCGTGCTGGCGGCGATGTCGTGCAGGAAGAATTCGCGGTCCAGGATCACGTCGTCGCCAGCCAGGAAGGCCTGGATCTTGGCGTCTACGGCCACGCCGGGTTTTTGCCACAACAGATTGGTCATCGGGGGTCCTTTTTGCGTCCCGGGTATCACATCGGAATTGCCAACAATTCGTCCCAGCCAAACGCCAGGTTGAGATTCTGCATCGCCTGCGTCGCCGCGCCCTTGAGCAGGTTGTCCAGCGTCGCCACCACCACCACCCGCTTGTTGCCGGGCGCCAGGGTGATGCCGCCGATCTGCACGCCGTGCCGTCCGGCGATGCGGCTGACCCACGGCGCTTCGTCCACCCGCTCGATCAGCGGCTCATCGGCGTAGCGCTGCGCATAGCGCGCCTGCAGCTGCTCGCGCGTCAGCGGCTGCTGCAACCAGGCATTGACGGTCATGGTGATACCACGGAAATGCGGCGCCACATGCGGCATGAATTCCACCGGTACGCCGAGCTGTGCGGAGACTTCGCGCTCGTGCATGTGGTTGGTCAGCGCATAC
The window above is part of the Xanthomonas cassavae CFBP 4642 genome. Proteins encoded here:
- a CDS encoding glutamate-5-semialdehyde dehydrogenase; the protein is MTIKTLALQCRDAAQVLSQLSASAKQALLEAMAAALEQDAAVILAANARDLEAARAKSVGTAMLDRLALDDRRLAGIAAALREVAQLPDPVGQVTREDVRPNGIVVQKVRVPLGVIAMIYEARPNVTADAAALCIKAGNGVILRGGSEAIHSNTAIARTLQRALREAGVPEAALTLVEDLRRETMLELLQLSDIVDLAIPRGGEGLIRFVAEHARVPVIKHYKGVCHLFVDALADMDLAVRLLVDGKASRPSACNALETLLVHADIAARFLPLAAQALRERNVELRGDAATRTVLPDVAAASDDDYAAEFLDLILAIRVVPDLDTALAHIRQYGSDHTEVIATQDAANAEQFVQSLRSAVVMVNASSRFSDGGELGLGAEIGISTTRLHSYGPMGLEALTVERFVVRGQGQIRH
- the proB gene encoding glutamate 5-kinase; this encodes MTLPTAEAHSPFVEQILPPWRRAVLKVGSSLLAADGGGLSPRFALGLAQFVSANLAAGRELVIVSSGAVAAGRAILPKVAEAGAPIAARQALAALGQAQLIALWQRFFERPVAQVLLTHDDLRNRRRYLNARATLGELLRLGALPVINENDTVSVDELKLGDNDNLAAIVAALVDADALFIATDIDGLYSADPRSSPLARPLDEVAELNAEVLAMAGGSGSRVGTGGMRTKLEAAAKAGAAGIETYLFNGRNGDVVRALAQDRLHGTRIHPARTRIAARKYWLRHAPVEAGAILIDAGAAAALTDKGASLLPGGVAGAQGDFRRGDMVEIHLRDAAGERCLARGVSQYSAVDIRRIARRHSREIEPVLGYSYGENVVHRDDLVLL
- a CDS encoding YciI family protein, whose product is MTTLYLVLAMRLPSFDDAAIQPHRNFLDALRAQGRLHLTGGFTDGSGGAYVLCNVDTLAQAQAIVATDPLATLQASELTVHEWTIR
- a CDS encoding argininosuccinate lyase produces the protein MTNLLWQKPGVAVDAKIQAFLAGDDVILDREFFLHDIAASTAHAQGLQHIGILTADELASLERELALLADDFRSGAFVLDARYEDCHSAIEARLTERLGDAGRKIHTGRSRNDQILVATRLWLKNKLQRVAELSGEIAKVALDRAQAEAALPVPGYTHIQRAVVSSAGMWWAGWAEAFIDNAVRAHDTLQLVDSNPLGTAAGYGVNLPLDRAHTTAALGFARLQVSPIYAQLSRGKYELAALEALGSATLDLRRIAWDLSLFTSGEFAFVALPAQYTTGSSIMPNKRNPDVIELMRATHASVAASRTEIEQLLSLPSGYHRDLQSSKGAIVHGFGRGLAALELLPALLANLEWRPDRLQAAIDSGMYATDVAVEAAVAGVPFRDAYKAAAEASDSAGQGRTPEGSLAARVSPGAAADLQLDVLRARWQALR